The following coding sequences lie in one Gorilla gorilla gorilla isolate KB3781 chromosome 5, NHGRI_mGorGor1-v2.1_pri, whole genome shotgun sequence genomic window:
- the LOC101141290 gene encoding large ribosomal subunit protein eL21-like, with amino-acid sequence MFSRPFRKHGVAPLATYMRIYKKGDNVDIKGMGTVQKGMPHKCYHGKTGRVYSVTQHAVGIVVNKQVKGKILAKRINVRIEHIKHSKSRDSFLKRVKENDQKKKEAKEKGTWIQLKRQPAPPRETHFVRTNGKEPELLEPIPY; translated from the coding sequence ATGTTCTCTAGGCCTTTTAGAAAACATGGAGTTGCTCCTTTGGCCACGTATATGCGAATCTATAAGAAAGGTGATAATGTAGACATCAAGGGAATGGGTACTGTTCAAAAAGGAATGCCCCACAAGTGTTACCATGGCAAAACTGGAAGAGTCTACAGTGTTACCCAGCATGCTGTTGGCATTGTTGTAAACAAACAAGTTAAGGGCAAGATTCTTGCCAAGAGAATTAATGTGCGTATTGAGCACATTAAGCACTCTAAGAGCCGAGATAGCTTCCTGAAACGCgtgaaggaaaatgatcagaaaaagaaagaagccaaagagaaaggtaccTGGATTCAGCTAAAGCGCCAGCCTGCTCCACCCAGAGAAACACACTTTGTGAGAACCAATGGGAaggagcctgagctgctggaaccTATTCCCTATTAA